Within the Leptospira ryugenii genome, the region TGATGAGGGCAGATTGTTTGCCTGCTTTGATAGCTGATACGCCCAATGTGACCTTTCTTGTGACGAAAGTTTCCCCCCGTCTTGGGGATTCATGGTTGAAAAGAATGCCGTTGGAGGCATGAATTTGATATGCTTCACGGTAATTAACAACGGCCCAATACGCATATAACTTTGCAACGGCGTACGGAGACCTGGGATAGAATGGTGTTTTTTCAGTTTGTGGGACTTCTTGGACTAATCCATATAATTCAGAAGTTGAGGCTTGGTAGAATCTGGAATTGACTCCTGTTTGTTTAATTGCATCTAAAATTCTGAGTGTTCCAACAGCATCCACCTCTGCCGTATACTCGGGAACCTCAAAAGAAACCTGAACATGTGATTGTGCGGCTAGGTTATAAATCTCATCTGGTTCTATCTTTTCCAAAATTCGATTTAAATTAGAAGAATCTGTCATATCTCCGTAATGAAGGAAAAGATTTGGATCTTCGTGTAGGTGTTCAATCCGACCACGATTGAAAAGACTCGTTCTTCGGACGATCCCGTGAACTTGGTAGCCTTTTCCAAGCAACAATTCGGCTAAATAGGAGCCATCTTGGCCTGTGATTCCAGTGATGAGCGCTTTTTTCATATTGTAAGGAACAAAATGAGCCGAGAGACAATTTCGAAAAGGAAAATTGTAGGAATGAAGCTAAAAATTATTCTCATTTCATCAGTTCATCGAGAGGCTTGGCTTGCTTAGAAACCAAAAGAAATGGTCTTCCAAAAGAGTTTGTCAGTGAAGCTTCCGCATCCACTCCAGATGCTAGATACAGAGTTGCGATCAAATCCCTGAGGTGATACGCATTTGATCCTTTCAGAGGGGACTCTCCTTTTTTGTCAGATTCTCCTAAAACAAAGCCTCGGGGTAAATTTCCACCGCCTAACAAAGATGTCCACACTTTAGGGTAATGATCTCTCCCATCACGACTTCCAACATCTGGTGTTCTGCCAAACTCTGAACTTAAAAAGAAGATGGTTTGGTTCAGTAGTCCAGAAACAGCTAAGTCTTCAATCAATGCCGCTAAACCTGCATCGGTCTCTGACATGATCTTTGCAATTTGCGCTTTGTTGTTTCCATGTGTATCCCAGCCACCTATGGTAATTTGTATGAAAGGTGTTTCTCTCTCAACCAAACGTTTTGCTAAGAGACATGCCTTCCCTTGCCAAGATTTCCCATATCGCATTTGATTTGCTTCAGATTCTTTTTTAAGATCAAAGCTCGATAGCTCATCCGAGTTTCGAAATTCCTCCGCAGCATGTACCATTTTTGCCCAAAGTTTGATTTGCGAAGATTGGTTGGTTTTTCCGAACTCTTCATTTAGAAAATTAAGCATATCCTTTCTACGCACCAGTCGCTCCTCTTTAAACTTTCCATAGGATGGATTTAGATGGTTCACAGGCTGGTCCAAATTTCCGATATGAAACCCAGCATATGGAATACCCAGAAAACCAGAGTTACCTATGCGTCCACTACGTCCGCCCATTGTCACATAACTTGGAAAATATGTTTTTTGTACTTTTTTCCTTTTTGCAAAGGCAATGACAGAGCCAATATGCGGGATGTCAGGAAAACCCATGCCCTCCGTAGAACGATAACCCGTATTGAGCAAATACTGGCCAAAACCATGGTCACCATCTTCACTCCAAGTGCTTCGGATGATGCCGATATGTTTGAGTTGAGCAGCAGTTTTGACAAATGGCTCTAGTACTTGGATATTGCTGATAGATGAAGAGACTGT harbors:
- a CDS encoding DUF1501 domain-containing protein; the encoded protein is MLIDSDRFDRKKFLFASLATLGLPYIFSTDNGLFAKEEEGENAEDINVDPKIKSVVFINMEGGMSHVDTLDPKANSVFSTVSSSISNIQVLEPFVKTAAQLKHIGIIRSTWSEDGDHGFGQYLLNTGYRSTEGMGFPDIPHIGSVIAFAKRKKVQKTYFPSYVTMGGRSGRIGNSGFLGIPYAGFHIGNLDQPVNHLNPSYGKFKEERLVRRKDMLNFLNEEFGKTNQSSQIKLWAKMVHAAEEFRNSDELSSFDLKKESEANQMRYGKSWQGKACLLAKRLVERETPFIQITIGGWDTHGNNKAQIAKIMSETDAGLAALIEDLAVSGLLNQTIFFLSSEFGRTPDVGSRDGRDHYPKVWTSLLGGGNLPRGFVLGESDKKGESPLKGSNAYHLRDLIATLYLASGVDAEASLTNSFGRPFLLVSKQAKPLDELMK
- the gmd gene encoding GDP-mannose 4,6-dehydratase, encoding MKKALITGITGQDGSYLAELLLGKGYQVHGIVRRTSLFNRGRIEHLHEDPNLFLHYGDMTDSSNLNRILEKIEPDEIYNLAAQSHVQVSFEVPEYTAEVDAVGTLRILDAIKQTGVNSRFYQASTSELYGLVQEVPQTEKTPFYPRSPYAVAKLYAYWAVVNYREAYQIHASNGILFNHESPRRGETFVTRKVTLGVSAIKAGKQSALIMGNIDSKRDWGYAPDYVEMMWMMLQKDTPDDYVVATNETHTVREFIEESFRIAGHEIVWEGKAEAEVGKDKKSGKVLVKIDPKYYRPTEVELLIGNPAKAKRQLGWEPKVKFKELVRIMTEADLASHGLKPEA